In Phyllobacterium zundukense, one DNA window encodes the following:
- a CDS encoding DUF2333 family protein, whose translation MLEPVINFFSRIFYFIGRGIGFLVGIILWPFLWLGSWYGQRGIILKAVLGLVAIVWLGLYGYFFYNTQAWTNFNPDYISVYDFKNRNVPAGEPVAAAAAGTPAKSCARSAIVEVTADLTDFNVNQNGWISSMLLYKLGFFGVDWDNTPFLDNKASFQRGINSAVRRTAVELVDTLGRVRGTSQIDGDLQKARGNLQFTEDAWYFGLNPFGPKTPTPSYYRSAVRDLRTFNSKLETCNAIFDARADNLIQFIDRIANDIGATSAILKDRSENNNYGWFDTRADDRFWFAYGQLYAYYGLMNAAQVDFNQVLQEKHLTPLWDGMDGQLRAALNIKPWIIANGKESGWLLPNHLTTMGFYILRVRSNLIDIKQVLQQ comes from the coding sequence ATGCTCGAGCCCGTGATCAATTTCTTCAGCCGGATTTTCTATTTCATTGGACGCGGTATCGGCTTTCTGGTCGGCATCATTCTCTGGCCGTTCCTTTGGCTCGGAAGCTGGTATGGACAGCGTGGCATCATCCTCAAGGCCGTTCTCGGCCTCGTGGCGATCGTCTGGCTCGGCCTTTATGGCTATTTCTTCTACAACACTCAGGCGTGGACCAACTTCAATCCTGATTATATTTCAGTTTATGATTTCAAAAACCGCAATGTCCCCGCGGGCGAGCCTGTCGCCGCAGCGGCGGCCGGGACGCCGGCGAAAAGCTGTGCCCGGTCGGCCATTGTCGAGGTCACGGCGGATCTGACCGATTTCAATGTTAACCAGAATGGCTGGATTTCCTCCATGCTGCTCTACAAGCTCGGCTTCTTCGGAGTCGATTGGGATAACACGCCCTTCCTCGACAACAAGGCGTCGTTCCAGCGCGGCATCAATTCCGCGGTACGGCGCACGGCGGTTGAGCTCGTCGATACGCTCGGGCGCGTTCGCGGCACGTCGCAAATCGATGGCGACCTGCAGAAGGCACGCGGCAATCTGCAGTTCACCGAGGACGCCTGGTATTTCGGTCTCAACCCGTTCGGCCCGAAGACGCCGACGCCGAGCTATTACCGCTCGGCTGTCAGGGATTTGCGGACGTTCAATTCCAAGCTGGAAACCTGCAACGCCATCTTCGATGCGCGTGCCGACAATCTCATCCAATTCATCGACCGTATTGCCAATGATATCGGCGCGACTTCGGCCATTTTGAAGGATCGCTCCGAGAACAATAATTATGGCTGGTTCGATACCCGCGCCGATGACCGGTTCTGGTTCGCCTATGGTCAGCTCTATGCCTATTACGGTCTCATGAATGCGGCGCAGGTCGATTTCAACCAGGTCTTGCAGGAAAAGCATCTGACGCCGCTTTGGGACGGCATGGACGGCCAGCTTCGCGCCGCACTGAATATCAAGCCGTGGATCATCGCCAATGGCAAGGAAAGCGGTTGGCTGTTGCCGAACCATTTGACCACCATGGGATTCTATATTCTGCGGGTGCGATCGAACCTGATCGACATCAAGCAGGTGCTGCAGCAGTAG
- a CDS encoding Lrp/AsnC ligand binding domain-containing protein, giving the protein MKNLDSLDRRILRELQKDGRLSNTELSERINLSQTATTERVKRLTRDGYILGYTAKLSPKKLDRAMLVFVEIKLDRTTPDVFATFAAATRRNPDVMECHMVAGGFDYLIKARVADMEHYRRFLSDALLSLPGVRETHTYAVMEEVKESSALPV; this is encoded by the coding sequence ATGAAGAATCTGGACAGTCTCGATCGCAGGATTTTGCGCGAGCTGCAGAAGGACGGACGCCTATCCAACACCGAGTTGTCCGAGCGTATCAACCTGTCGCAAACAGCGACGACCGAACGGGTCAAGCGCCTGACCCGTGACGGCTATATCCTTGGATACACGGCAAAATTGTCGCCCAAAAAGCTTGATCGCGCAATGCTTGTATTCGTCGAGATCAAGCTTGACCGGACGACGCCCGATGTCTTTGCGACCTTCGCGGCCGCAACGCGCCGAAATCCCGACGTGATGGAGTGCCATATGGTCGCTGGCGGCTTCGATTATCTCATCAAGGCCCGCGTCGCCGATATGGAGCACTACCGGCGTTTCCTCTCGGACGCTCTGCTCTCCCTGCCGGGTGTCCGTGAAACCCACACCTATGCGGTGATGGAAGAGGTCAAGGAATCCTCCGCCTTACCGGTTTGA